The nucleotide window ATACTGGATGGAGGTTGACGTGAAGCGGCGAAGGGGCGCCCCATGGGCTGCTCCGGTACCTGCCGAGATTGCGAAAAAAGTGCCCCATCTGACGGCGGCCGAGTAAGGCTGTAGCGGGGGTATTGTTTTGAGTTTCGTAAAGAGACACGGGCTATGGTCCGATGAGCAACACGAGGCGGCGGCTCGCTTACGGCGCGTCGTTGAGGAAAAGAAGCTGGATACCCTCCGGCTGTCGTTTCCGGATCAGCACGGCATTCTTCGCGGCAAGACACTGATCGCAGGCGAAGCGCTGCGCTCGCTCGAAAGCGGCTGCTCGATCACCACCACGATGCTGGCCAAGGATACATCACACCGGACGGTGTTTCCGGTGTTCACTGCCGGCGGTGGCTTCGGCATGACCGAGATGCAGGGCGCCAGCGATTGCCTGATGGTCCCGGACCCGACGACCTTCAGGGTGCTGCCCTGGGCGCCGAACACGGGCTGGCTGCTGTGCGATGTTCATTTCGCCGATGGCCGCCCCGTGCCGTTTGCAACCCGCGGGCTTTACAAGTCGGTGCTGAAGAAGCTGGCCGATCGTGGATACGATTTCATGGCCGGTCTTGAAGTCGAGTTTCACATCTTCAAGCTCGAAGATCCGAAGATGGCGCCTCGGCACGCCGGCCAGCCGGGCGAGCCGCCGGATGTCACGTTGCTGTCTCACGGCTATCAGTATCTGACCGAGCAACGTTACGATCAGATGGAGCCCGTGCTGGAACTGATCCGGCGCGATGTCATGGCGCTCGATCTGCCCTTACGCTCGATGGAAATCGAATTCGGGCCCAGCCAGGCGGAATTCACCTTCCAGCCCACGGTCGGCCTGGTGCCTGCCGATACCATGGTGCTGTTCCGGAGCGCAGTGAAACAGATCGCGCGCCGCCATGGCTATCATGCGACATTCATGTGCCGGCCGCGCATTCCCAACGTGGTTTCGTCCGGATGGCATTTGCACCAGTCGCTGGTGTCGCGCACCACCGGTGAAAATGCCTTCATGTCGAATACGGAGGCGATGTCGGATTTCGCCAAGGGATATCTCGGCGGATTGCTCGAGCACGCGCGGGCATCGACCGTGTTCACCACTCCGACCATCAACGGCTATAAGCGCTATCGGTCCTATTCCCTCGCGCCCGACCGGGCGATCTGGGGCAGGGATAACCGCGGCGTTATGATCCGTGTGCTGGGCGGTCCGAACGATCCGGCCACGCGGTTTGAAAACCGGGTCGGTGAACCAGCCGCAAACCCTTATCTTTATATGGCGTCGCAGATCCTGTCCGGCATGGACGGTGTGGACCGGAAACTCGATCCGGGTCCCTCGGCGGATACCCCTTATGAAACGAAGGCCAGCCTCCTGCCGAAAACGCTCCGCGAGGCGGTATTTGCGCTGCACGATGATCCGTTTTTCCGCGACGCGATGGGCAAGGAATTGGTAGATTACTACGTTCATATCAAGAACGCGGAAATCGAACGCTTCCAGAGCGAAGTTACCGAATGGGAGCAGCGCGAATATTTCGAGATGTTCTGATACAGATTCAATAAGGTCACGAACTGCCCGGCAGCGTCCGGCATAAAGAGGGCTTGGAAGGGGAGACAATGAAGAATTCAGCAAAGTTATTGATTGCGGTGGCGGCCCTCGGCATGATCGGCACGGCCGCGTCGGCGGATGTCATCAAGGTCGGCGTGATCGGGACCATGTCCGGGCCATTCGCGCTGTTCGGCACTAATTACAAGAGGGGGATCGAGGCATGGGTCGCCCAGCATGGCAACAAGGTCGGCAATCACGAGATTCAATTCATCTACCGCGATGAAGAATCTCCTAATCCGGCGAAGTCCAAGGCCTTGGCGCAGGAACTGATCGTCAAGGACAAGGTCCAGTATCTGGCGGGCGCCTATTTCACGCCCAACGCGATGGCCATCGCGCCGCTGCTGGAGGAATCGAAGACCCCGCTGGTCGTCATGAATGCCGCGACGTCGGCCATCGTCGAAAAGAGCCCGTACATCGTCCGCACGTCCTTCACGATGTGGCAGAACACCGTGCCTGCTGCTGAGATCGCGAAAAAGAACGGCGCGAAGAAAGTCGCGATCGCAGTGAGCGATTACGGTCCGGGTATCGATGCCGAGGCCGCGTTCAAAAAGACGTTCGAGGGCGGCGGCGGCACGGTGGCGGAAGCGATCCGCATGCCGCTGAACACCACGGATTTCAGCCCGATCATGCAGCGGATCAAGGACTCCGGCGCTGACACCATCTTCACGTTTCTGCCGGCCGGACCTCCGACGCTGGCCTTCGTCAAAGCCTATATCGACAACGGCCTGAAAGCCGCAGGCGTGAAGCTGATGTCGACCGGTGACGTCGTCACAGAGCCGGATCTTCCGAATATCGGTGATGCCGGCATCGGCATTCTCTCGACCTATCATTATGCCGTCTCCCATAATTCGCCCGAGAACAAGGCGTTTCTCGACCAGATGGTGAAGGATGGCGGAAAGCTCGGTGAGGTGACCATGACGTCGGTTGCGGCATATGATGGCGCACGCTTGATTTACAAGATGATCGAGGCGACAGACGGTCAGCGTGATCCAGCGAAGGCCATTGCCGCCGTCAAAGGCATGAAGTGGGTGAGCCCGCGCGGTCCGGTGTCGATCGATCCGGAGACGCGGCACATTCGGCAGAATGTCTATCTTCGCGAAGTCAAGAAGGTGGACGGCAAGCTCATCAATCAGGAAATCCAGACATTCGATGCACAGCCCGATTGGGCTCTGAGCAAGAACTAGGATGAGCGGAGATGCCTCCGCGGCGACGCGCCGCGGAGCCTTTTTCGTGCTGGGGAGAAGCTGCAGCACGCTTGATGGCGCTTGACCGCGGACCATTACCTGCCATCAATCCAGACGTCTGAGGTCTGTTGATGACGTTAGGGCGCGGCGAAATTCATGATGCGATCGGTTCGGCCTCTGCGATAGCCGCGGTGGTTGGTGCATAGGAAGCGTGATGCAGACAGTCCTGAGTATCGCATTCGACGGCATTGCCTATGGCATGGTGCTGTTCATCATTTCGATCGGGCTGTCGATCATGATGGGCCTCATGCGCGTCGTGAATCTTGCGCATGGTGCATTCGCCATGATCGGTGGGTATCTCGCGTCCTATGCCATGCGCGGCCTTGGCATGAACTATGCGATTGCGATCATCGCAGCGGTGATCGGGACGATCGTCATCTCGATCCCGTTCGAGATTTTGCTCTATCGCCGCATCTATCGGAAATCGGATGCGCTCACCCAGCTGCTGCTGACAATCGGCATCACCTTTTTCATCATCGGAGTTGCCAACTTCCTTCTCGGTCCGACCCTGAAATCCATTCCGCTGCCCGCAGCTTTGAGCGGGCCGATGGATATCGGCTTCCGCATGGTGCCGACGCATCGTATCTTCGTGATCGCCTGCGGTGTGATCGTGGCGCTCTTGCTCTGGTTTCTGATCGAGAAAACGGAGTTCGGCGTTCGTCTGCGTGCCTCGGTCGACAACAGCGATATGGCAGACTCGCTCGGGATCCGGACCGAGTGGATTTATGCTGCGACTTTCGCATTGGCGGTCGGGCTTGGTGCATTCGGCGGTGTTGTCGGCGCGGAATTGATGCCGATCGAGCCATACTATGCACTTCGCTACATCGTAACGTTCCTCGTGGTCGTCTCCGTGGGAGGCGCAGGATCGATTGTCGGCGCTATTGCAGCCTCGTTGCTGCTCGGATTTGCCGATACGACAGGAAAATACCTCGCACCGGAGTACGGCGAGTTCTTCTTTTATCTGGTTGTGATCCTCATCGTCTTCATGTTTCCCCGCGGATTGTTCGGGCGAGCCCATTAGATGAACGCCTTTTCCAAATCAGTTACGATGAGGTTCGAATCCTTTCCGTTCGCTCAAGAGATGCTGGGTATCTTGTCGATCGGTCTTCTTGGATTGATCGGCTACCTGATTTTCCCCGACGACCTCGCGTTTCTCACCCGGCTGATCAGCGTCTCCCTGCTGGTCTTGTCGCTGGACCTCGTGACGGGATATTGCGGCGTTGCTACTCTCGGGCAGGCGGTTCTGTATGGCGTGAGCGCCTATGTGGTTGGAAATGCCGCTCTCGCAGGAATCGCAGATCCGATTCTGTTGCTGATCTTCGGCATGCTGGCAGGCATTCTGACAGGGCTGATTTCGGGCGTGCTGATTGCGCGGTTTCGGGGGCTCCCGCAGCTCGTGCTGTCGATTGCATTGGGGCAACTCGTGGTCGCGCTCTGCAATAAACTTTCATCCCTCACGGGCGGAAGCGACGGCTTGGCGGGTATTACGCCTGCGCCGGTGTTCGGTATTTTCAGTTTTGATATGTACAGCCGTACGGCGTTTGTATTCTCGTTGACTATTCTCGCGATTGTGTTCGTGCTGCTGCTTCGCTTTGTCCGCTCGCCGTTCGGTCTGTTGTGCCGTGGCATCAGGGACGACGATCTGCGCGTGCAGATGATCGGGGCGCGGGTGTATCCGCGGCTTGTCATTATGTACGGCATTTCCGGTGCCGTTGCGGGCATCGGTGGCGCGTTGAACGCCATTACGGCGGGCGTGGTCGGATTGGATAGTGTTGGGTTCGAGCGTTCGGCCGAGGCGCTTGTCATGCTGGTTCTCGGGGGAGCCAATAATTTGTGGGGCGCGCTGTTCGGCTCCATCATTTTTCAGATTTTCGGGCACTACGTGTCATCCATCAATCCGTTCCATTGGCTGACACTGGTCGGCCTGTTGTTGATCGTCGTGGTGGTTTTCGTGCCGCGTGGCCTGTCTCACGGAGTTGCGGTTCTGTGGACGAAGCTGATCGGACGGGAGGCACGGCTGTGACCGATCTTCTCCAGCTTGAAGGCGTCTCGAAGTCGTTCGGCGGGCTTCACGTCAGCCGGGACATTTCATTCGGCCTTTCGGCTGGTGATCGCGTGGCCTTGATCGGGCCGAATGGCGCGGGGAAAACCACGCTTGTGAACATCATGTCCGGCGACCTCGCGCCGACACAGGGGCGTCTTTTTCTCAAGGGCGAAGATATCACGCGCCTTGGCATTACCGAACGGGTTCAGCGCGGTCTGGTCCGGACATTTCAGGTCACGCGGCTGTTCAGCAGCCTGACCGCCGCAGAGAATGTCGCGCTGGCCATCATGCAGCGTAGGGGGATGACCAGGCGCGTATTCTCCGCAGCGGCGAACAGGCCGGACGTTCGGGAGGAATGGGAACGACTGCTGGGCTCGCTGGGCATTGCCCATCTGGCGCGATTGCCGGTGTTAAAACTCGCTTACGGCCAGCAACGGCTGCTCGAACTGGCGATCGGCCTTGCGCTGAATCCGAAGGTTCTTCTGCTTGATGAGCCTGCAGCGGGCGTTCCCCATGACGAAGCGCCGAAGATTCTGGAGGCCATCGATCGCCTGCCGCCCGACATTGCGGTGCTGATGATCGAACATGACATGGACCTTGTTTTCCGGTTCGCCAAGCGAGTCCTTGTTCTCGCCAACGGACGTCTCATTTTTGAGGGCACGCCTGAGGCTGTGACCGTCGATGCCGAAGTGCGCCGCGCCTATCTGGGGAGCTATGCCGATGCCCGCCGCACGGCTTGATGTCGAAAGTCTGAGCGCCGGCTACGGGCCCACGCGGATTATCCAAGGGCTCTCGTTTAATGTTGAGGCGGGAGAGCGGTTGGCGATCCTTGGCCGCAATGGGATGGGAAAGACGACACTGCTGGCCACGCTGATGGGCTTGTCCACACGCCATCACGGAAGCGTCAAGGTCGACGACATCGACGTGACGGCTC belongs to Alphaproteobacteria bacterium and includes:
- a CDS encoding glutamine synthetase — translated: MSFVKRHGLWSDEQHEAAARLRRVVEEKKLDTLRLSFPDQHGILRGKTLIAGEALRSLESGCSITTTMLAKDTSHRTVFPVFTAGGGFGMTEMQGASDCLMVPDPTTFRVLPWAPNTGWLLCDVHFADGRPVPFATRGLYKSVLKKLADRGYDFMAGLEVEFHIFKLEDPKMAPRHAGQPGEPPDVTLLSHGYQYLTEQRYDQMEPVLELIRRDVMALDLPLRSMEIEFGPSQAEFTFQPTVGLVPADTMVLFRSAVKQIARRHGYHATFMCRPRIPNVVSSGWHLHQSLVSRTTGENAFMSNTEAMSDFAKGYLGGLLEHARASTVFTTPTINGYKRYRSYSLAPDRAIWGRDNRGVMIRVLGGPNDPATRFENRVGEPAANPYLYMASQILSGMDGVDRKLDPGPSADTPYETKASLLPKTLREAVFALHDDPFFRDAMGKELVDYYVHIKNAEIERFQSEVTEWEQREYFEMF
- a CDS encoding ABC transporter substrate-binding protein, producing MKNSAKLLIAVAALGMIGTAASADVIKVGVIGTMSGPFALFGTNYKRGIEAWVAQHGNKVGNHEIQFIYRDEESPNPAKSKALAQELIVKDKVQYLAGAYFTPNAMAIAPLLEESKTPLVVMNAATSAIVEKSPYIVRTSFTMWQNTVPAAEIAKKNGAKKVAIAVSDYGPGIDAEAAFKKTFEGGGGTVAEAIRMPLNTTDFSPIMQRIKDSGADTIFTFLPAGPPTLAFVKAYIDNGLKAAGVKLMSTGDVVTEPDLPNIGDAGIGILSTYHYAVSHNSPENKAFLDQMVKDGGKLGEVTMTSVAAYDGARLIYKMIEATDGQRDPAKAIAAVKGMKWVSPRGPVSIDPETRHIRQNVYLREVKKVDGKLINQEIQTFDAQPDWALSKN
- a CDS encoding branched-chain amino acid ABC transporter permease, with protein sequence MQTVLSIAFDGIAYGMVLFIISIGLSIMMGLMRVVNLAHGAFAMIGGYLASYAMRGLGMNYAIAIIAAVIGTIVISIPFEILLYRRIYRKSDALTQLLLTIGITFFIIGVANFLLGPTLKSIPLPAALSGPMDIGFRMVPTHRIFVIACGVIVALLLWFLIEKTEFGVRLRASVDNSDMADSLGIRTEWIYAATFALAVGLGAFGGVVGAELMPIEPYYALRYIVTFLVVVSVGGAGSIVGAIAASLLLGFADTTGKYLAPEYGEFFFYLVVILIVFMFPRGLFGRAH
- a CDS encoding branched-chain amino acid ABC transporter permease, which translates into the protein MNAFSKSVTMRFESFPFAQEMLGILSIGLLGLIGYLIFPDDLAFLTRLISVSLLVLSLDLVTGYCGVATLGQAVLYGVSAYVVGNAALAGIADPILLLIFGMLAGILTGLISGVLIARFRGLPQLVLSIALGQLVVALCNKLSSLTGGSDGLAGITPAPVFGIFSFDMYSRTAFVFSLTILAIVFVLLLRFVRSPFGLLCRGIRDDDLRVQMIGARVYPRLVIMYGISGAVAGIGGALNAITAGVVGLDSVGFERSAEALVMLVLGGANNLWGALFGSIIFQIFGHYVSSINPFHWLTLVGLLLIVVVVFVPRGLSHGVAVLWTKLIGREARL
- a CDS encoding ABC transporter ATP-binding protein; the protein is MTDLLQLEGVSKSFGGLHVSRDISFGLSAGDRVALIGPNGAGKTTLVNIMSGDLAPTQGRLFLKGEDITRLGITERVQRGLVRTFQVTRLFSSLTAAENVALAIMQRRGMTRRVFSAAANRPDVREEWERLLGSLGIAHLARLPVLKLAYGQQRLLELAIGLALNPKVLLLDEPAAGVPHDEAPKILEAIDRLPPDIAVLMIEHDMDLVFRFAKRVLVLANGRLIFEGTPEAVTVDAEVRRAYLGSYADARRTA